From one Bacteroidota bacterium genomic stretch:
- a CDS encoding O-antigen ligase family protein: MPKIRVNKYQLWAHLYFFFNSVGLAGGLLYTNLLTPFLYIWLVLKKREPVLVPVLCVLIPFDIIHIVNGIEWKSFLLSNMLFLSTYIFVACFNYFVNHYKDIEDIYKRLLLVNLVFVIIACVLYFTPFKDLLWYRNKFTKSVDGFYRLSLLTFEASYYALLFTPIAMFYLLKLFFGLNKQPAGYILLFTGIPLLLSLSLGVLGSMAISFLVLYILNWKKIFYKKRYFNVLFIGLSLLFCIGLIMVLFFPANALMVRINNIIMGVDTSTKGRTSDSFMMAWMIANERSMWFGSGLGQIKVLAYDIVKKYFSYWGELEVVRIPNAVAETMAIFGIFGLLFRFALIFMLFIKTKVLSNHYRTALFVFVFVYQFTGSYITNIVEYVIWAIVFSSAFKQFDTNKDKTIEPLK; encoded by the coding sequence ATGCCTAAGATTAGAGTAAATAAATACCAGTTATGGGCTCACCTCTATTTTTTCTTTAATAGTGTTGGTCTTGCAGGTGGTTTGTTGTACACCAATTTGCTAACACCTTTTTTATACATATGGCTGGTACTTAAAAAAAGAGAACCTGTTTTGGTGCCTGTTTTATGTGTATTGATTCCTTTTGATATAATACATATTGTAAATGGTATAGAATGGAAATCATTTTTGCTATCCAATATGTTGTTTTTAAGTACTTATATTTTTGTAGCCTGCTTTAACTATTTTGTAAATCACTATAAGGATATAGAGGATATTTATAAAAGGTTGTTACTGGTTAATCTTGTTTTTGTTATAATAGCATGTGTACTTTATTTTACGCCTTTTAAAGATTTGTTATGGTACCGTAATAAGTTTACAAAATCAGTCGATGGTTTTTATCGCTTATCCTTATTAACTTTTGAAGCTTCATACTATGCTTTGTTGTTTACACCCATTGCTATGTTTTATTTACTGAAATTGTTTTTTGGATTGAATAAACAACCGGCTGGCTATATTTTATTGTTCACAGGTATTCCTTTGCTGTTGTCGTTGTCGCTTGGTGTATTGGGCTCTATGGCTATCAGCTTTTTAGTATTGTATATACTAAACTGGAAAAAGATTTTTTATAAAAAGCGGTATTTCAATGTGCTTTTCATTGGCTTAAGTTTATTGTTTTGTATCGGCCTTATTATGGTGCTTTTTTTTCCTGCCAACGCACTAATGGTACGTATCAATAATATTATCATGGGTGTAGATACTTCTACCAAAGGACGTACCAGCGATTCTTTTATGATGGCATGGATGATAGCCAATGAAAGAAGCATGTGGTTTGGTTCAGGCCTTGGACAGATTAAAGTGCTGGCATACGATATAGTAAAAAAATATTTTAGCTATTGGGGCGAGTTAGAAGTGGTACGCATACCAAATGCCGTAGCTGAAACCATGGCTATATTCGGCATATTTGGCTTGTTGTTTCGCTTTGCTCTTATCTTTATGCTATTTATTAAAACCAAAGTATTAAGCAACCATTACCGGACAGCTTTGTTTGTATTTGTATTTGTTTACCAGTTTACAGGCAGCTATATTACCAATATAGTTGAGTACGTTATTTGGGCTATAGTTTTTTCAAGTGCCTTTAAACAGTTTGATACGAATAAGGATAAAACTATTGAGCCTTTGAAATAA
- a CDS encoding glycosyltransferase family 39 protein, with amino-acid sequence MNKTEKIILSIILFAAFILRFYHLTFQSLWLDELHTMIEADPRLRLSELFNYLKCCDQHPPLFFFLEKFLFSIFGHSEWTARALTATAGTVSVWAMFLVGKELYNTQLGIIAALLTTVNYYNIQYSQEARGYILAFLFATFSLLYFIQLLKRAETKTIIKYIVFTLLLMYTHYYGLFVFVAQGTIALVYWLTIADNKTKFFKHYALATVGICIGYAAWIPNLLTMSNIKSFWITPIPNSFAIDYFYEYFGNSDLLKPFLLLFLVAYFIKLFIEKENIKNAPVILSFLICSIWIFVIYLIPYLRSIFVVPMLFPRYTIVILPAIIIMLSFGINLIPNQFVRNTLLTLFILISLVDIVFVKKFYTAVNKTQFRELTGHIAESSNRNLPIINPQTAWHFQYYAKKFDVYKNLMSENTDPIIDSIAQLKNGSGFWLAGAHNTPKLSEEKLKMISANYVLTENIDFYNAWLQLYLPVNAVLTGYTPLAFHESLYFTVNNEKVVALWGDKLNANTTALTKGKYNLKIISRGTKAANEYPKVNVLLNNKKIGEYIASETTQQTDITFDNTENAVTILFEITNDFTDPVTKEDRNLFITKALISKAQ; translated from the coding sequence ATGAACAAAACAGAAAAAATTATTCTTTCCATTATATTATTTGCAGCTTTTATACTGCGTTTTTATCACCTTACTTTTCAAAGCCTGTGGTTAGATGAACTACACACCATGATAGAAGCGGACCCTCGTTTAAGATTAAGCGAACTATTCAACTATTTAAAATGTTGTGACCAGCACCCACCTTTGTTTTTCTTTTTAGAAAAATTCCTGTTCAGCATTTTCGGCCACTCTGAATGGACAGCACGGGCATTAACTGCAACTGCCGGAACAGTGAGTGTTTGGGCTATGTTTTTAGTTGGCAAAGAACTATACAATACCCAACTGGGCATTATTGCCGCATTGTTAACCACTGTAAATTATTACAACATACAATACTCACAAGAAGCAAGAGGATACATTTTGGCCTTTTTATTTGCCACCTTTTCATTGCTTTATTTTATTCAGTTACTAAAACGAGCTGAAACTAAAACCATTATCAAGTACATCGTGTTTACCTTATTGTTAATGTACACACATTATTACGGCCTTTTTGTATTTGTTGCCCAGGGAACAATAGCGCTTGTTTATTGGTTAACTATAGCAGATAATAAAACAAAATTCTTTAAACACTATGCTCTTGCAACCGTAGGTATTTGTATTGGTTATGCAGCCTGGATACCCAACTTATTAACGATGTCAAACATAAAATCATTTTGGATTACTCCTATTCCAAACAGTTTTGCTATCGACTATTTTTACGAATACTTTGGCAACAGCGATCTATTAAAGCCCTTTTTACTTTTATTCTTAGTTGCCTATTTTATAAAGCTGTTTATTGAAAAGGAGAACATTAAAAACGCCCCTGTAATACTTAGCTTTTTAATTTGTTCCATCTGGATATTTGTTATCTATTTAATCCCCTACCTACGCTCCATTTTTGTAGTACCTATGTTGTTTCCACGTTATACCATTGTTATATTACCTGCTATTATCATTATGCTATCGTTTGGTATAAACCTTATCCCAAATCAATTTGTACGTAACACTTTACTTACATTATTCATACTCATTTCATTGGTTGACATTGTATTTGTAAAAAAATTCTATACCGCAGTTAATAAAACACAGTTTAGAGAATTGACCGGACACATAGCAGAAAGCAGCAACAGGAACCTACCAATTATAAATCCGCAAACGGCCTGGCATTTTCAATACTATGCCAAAAAATTTGATGTATACAAAAACCTGATGAGTGAAAATACGGACCCAATCATTGATTCTATTGCTCAGTTAAAAAATGGTTCCGGATTTTGGTTAGCAGGTGCACACAACACACCTAAACTTTCCGAAGAAAAACTCAAAATGATTTCAGCCAATTATGTTCTAACTGAAAATATTGATTTTTACAATGCATGGCTTCAATTGTATTTACCGGTTAACGCTGTGCTAACAGGTTATACGCCTTTAGCGTTTCATGAGTCGCTTTATTTTACAGTAAACAATGAAAAGGTGGTGGCTTTATGGGGCGACAAACTAAATGCTAATACAACTGCGCTTACTAAAGGAAAATATAATTTAAAAATTATATCGAGGGGAACAAAAGCCGCTAATGAATATCCTAAGGTTAATGTTTTATTGAATAACAAAAAAATTGGTGAATACATAGCCAGTGAGACAACACAACAAACTGATATTACTTTTGATAATACCGAAAATGCAGTCACCATACTATTTGAAATAACAAACGACTTTACCGACCCTGTTACTAAAGAAGACAGGAATTTATTTATAACCAAAGCTCTTATTTCAAAGGCTCAATAG
- a CDS encoding glycosyltransferase, whose protein sequence is MLNNPDKPTISIVTPCFNESDSILSFLEQLTLKLGALPFLFNIVVVDDCSYDNTIDKLKQYETVTSNINFHVITLKYNAGHQQAIFQGLLYLKNLSQSHTIIMDSDGEDDPNAIELLVNKLDYEITEVKRGKRNEGLRFNILYFFYKKLFKIITGKQMDFGNFCMIKYNIVERIQLTSFIHLPAYLLKQKAHRTNVLYDRNKRIMGQSKMGYKNLLLHAFKSFIEFGDDLLLWFLRIFSLVFILLVLTSANLIYQKFISQTAILGWFSTLSLGLINLAILCLGFFIMGILLLNLIHNRSKDLQSIYTVIKKPL, encoded by the coding sequence ATGTTAAACAACCCCGATAAACCAACTATAAGCATTGTAACACCTTGTTTTAACGAGAGCGACTCTATATTATCATTTCTTGAACAATTAACATTAAAGCTTGGCGCACTGCCTTTTCTTTTCAATATAGTGGTTGTTGATGATTGCTCGTACGATAATACCATTGACAAGCTAAAACAATATGAAACAGTAACTTCCAATATAAACTTTCATGTTATTACTTTAAAATACAATGCCGGACACCAGCAAGCTATATTTCAAGGCTTGTTGTATTTAAAAAACCTGAGTCAATCACATACCATTATAATGGACTCTGATGGAGAAGACGACCCCAACGCTATTGAATTATTGGTAAACAAGCTTGATTACGAAATAACGGAAGTAAAAAGAGGCAAGCGTAATGAAGGCTTACGGTTTAACATTCTTTATTTTTTTTATAAGAAACTATTCAAAATTATTACAGGCAAGCAAATGGACTTTGGTAACTTTTGTATGATAAAATACAATATAGTTGAACGCATACAGCTAACCTCATTTATACATTTACCTGCTTACTTGCTTAAACAAAAAGCGCACAGAACAAACGTGCTGTATGATAGAAATAAAAGAATAATGGGCCAGTCGAAAATGGGTTATAAAAATTTATTGCTGCATGCTTTCAAATCGTTTATAGAGTTTGGTGACGATTTGCTGCTTTGGTTTTTGCGCATATTTTCATTGGTATTTATACTACTTGTACTTACCTCTGCTAATTTAATTTACCAAAAGTTTATTTCGCAAACAGCTATTCTTGGCTGGTTTAGTACATTATCGCTCGGGCTAATCAATCTTGCCATACTTTGTTTAGGGTTTTTTATTATGGGTATATTATTGTTAAATCTTATTCATAACCGTAGTAAAGACCTGCAAAGCATTTATACTGTTATAAAGAAACCACTATAA
- a CDS encoding glycosyltransferase family 4 protein encodes MKVLFLARHDLYINIGGDTIQVDATAKYLRLLGVTIDIKLSTDVIDYAAYRLIHFFNIIDPEDILGHVLKSNKPYVVSTIYVDYSEYDKNHRQGLVGLLAKWIPTASIEYLKTLAKYILKGEKVSTPYFFVKGHKNSIQYILKHAKCLLPNSLSEYKRLARDFGSEYPFEVIPNAIDKSIFVADNNTERENLVLCVARLEGRKNQLNLIKALSNTNIQLLLIGKESTNQKGYVNQCRLIAGNNVTFLPFVSQSELLKYYKKAKVHVLPSWFETTGLSSLEAAAMGCNIVVADKGDVREYFGDLAYYCEPDKPESIAAAVNAALNNPVSKQLQEKVCTAYTWEKAAEQTLKAYKRVIEND; translated from the coding sequence ATGAAGGTGCTGTTTTTAGCAAGGCATGACTTATATATAAATATTGGTGGAGACACAATTCAAGTAGATGCTACAGCGAAATACCTGAGACTTTTGGGCGTAACAATTGATATAAAATTAAGCACTGATGTAATTGATTACGCAGCGTACCGGTTAATACATTTTTTTAATATAATAGATCCGGAAGATATACTGGGTCATGTTTTAAAAAGCAATAAACCGTATGTGGTTTCAACCATATACGTTGATTACAGCGAGTATGATAAAAACCACAGGCAAGGCTTAGTGGGCTTGTTGGCTAAATGGATACCCACGGCTAGTATTGAATATTTAAAAACGCTGGCTAAATATATATTGAAAGGGGAAAAGGTAAGCACGCCTTATTTCTTTGTAAAAGGGCATAAAAATTCTATTCAATACATTTTAAAGCATGCAAAGTGTTTGTTGCCTAATTCGTTAAGCGAGTATAAAAGACTGGCACGTGATTTTGGTAGTGAATACCCATTTGAGGTAATACCCAATGCCATTGATAAAAGCATTTTTGTTGCGGATAATAACACAGAAAGAGAAAACCTGGTTTTGTGTGTAGCACGTTTGGAAGGCAGAAAAAATCAGTTGAATTTAATTAAGGCATTATCCAATACCAATATTCAGTTGTTATTAATAGGCAAAGAATCAACCAACCAGAAAGGATACGTAAACCAATGCAGGTTGATTGCAGGTAATAATGTTACTTTTTTACCTTTTGTTTCTCAGTCCGAATTACTTAAATATTATAAAAAGGCAAAGGTGCATGTATTGCCAAGCTGGTTTGAAACCACGGGACTTTCCAGTTTAGAAGCGGCTGCTATGGGCTGCAATATTGTGGTGGCCGATAAAGGGGATGTGCGAGAATATTTTGGAGATTTAGCTTATTATTGTGAGCCTGATAAACCGGAGTCAATTGCTGCTGCAGTAAATGCTGCACTCAATAACCCGGTTAGTAAACAATTACAAGAAAAAGTTTGTACAGCATATACTTGGGAAAAAGCTGCTGAGCAAACATTGAAAGCCTATAAAAGAGTAATAGAAAATGATTGA
- a CDS encoding 2OG-Fe(II) oxygenase — protein sequence MIDFERIENDKAALRLEYLLAKPFPHLCIDEFCEKDKIEELYSQIPDIQTKSRDYVFAANKFEKSKIKDISPLFQELHDDLTSEQFGSFLRFITNEDVFVDEAMHGGGIHQGKQNSFLDMHVDFNYHPLHKNWFRNLNLLLYLNKDWKQEYGGHLKIEDLRTGEKKAIDVPFNRMVIQQTRKYTLHGYDLTHFPSGVYRTSIASYAYTVHKVHIEKPRTTDWHPKDDEPFKKFLARIYDPAVKVKNKLFGSSTAKN from the coding sequence ATGATTGATTTTGAAAGAATAGAAAATGATAAAGCAGCATTACGCTTGGAGTATTTATTGGCCAAACCCTTTCCGCATTTATGTATTGATGAGTTTTGTGAAAAGGATAAAATAGAAGAACTATATAGTCAAATACCCGATATACAAACAAAAAGCCGGGATTATGTATTTGCGGCCAACAAATTTGAGAAATCTAAAATTAAAGATATATCACCTCTGTTCCAAGAATTACATGATGATTTAACTTCAGAGCAATTTGGTAGCTTTTTACGTTTTATAACCAATGAAGATGTTTTTGTAGATGAGGCCATGCATGGTGGAGGCATTCACCAGGGAAAACAAAATAGTTTTTTAGATATGCATGTTGATTTTAATTACCACCCATTGCATAAAAACTGGTTCAGGAATTTAAACCTGTTATTATATTTAAATAAGGATTGGAAACAAGAATACGGAGGCCATTTAAAGATAGAGGATTTACGTACAGGTGAAAAAAAAGCAATTGATGTACCTTTTAACCGAATGGTTATTCAACAAACACGTAAGTATACTTTACATGGTTACGACTTGACTCATTTTCCTTCAGGTGTTTACCGTACCTCTATTGCATCATACGCTTATACGGTTCACAAAGTACATATTGAAAAACCTCGTACTACTGATTGGCATCCAAAAGATGATGAACCATTCAAGAAATTTTTAGCACGCATTTATGACCCGGCTGTAAAAGTTAAAAACAAGTTATTTGGAAGTTCTACGGCTAAAAATTAA
- a CDS encoding DUF1972 domain-containing protein, with product MRIAILGTRGIPNNYGGFEQLAEYLSVALVKRNHEVFVYNSSLHPYTDKQFKGVNIITCDDPEGKMGTFGQFVYDLNCILDARKRNYDAIIQLGYTSSSIWWFALPSKPLVITNMDGLEWKRAKYIKLVKLFLKLAEWLAVKTSNLLVADSIGIQNYLTKKYKVKSTYIPYGANAFVSTDFNSLISFNLNPKSYFIVIARFEPENNIETIIKGYLLSEATESLVIIGATHSKYATYLMHQYKSPRIIFTGAIYNINVLNNLRYYAKMYFHGHTVGGTNPSLLEAMASQVFICAHNNEFNKSVLEEDAMYFNDEREIAAIIQSDKSVEYIDKAINNNLKKIQEFYTWNNIIDAYEQLIINAGK from the coding sequence ATGAGGATTGCAATATTAGGTACGAGAGGCATACCCAATAATTACGGTGGGTTTGAGCAATTGGCAGAATATCTTTCTGTTGCATTGGTTAAACGTAACCATGAGGTTTTTGTATACAACTCGTCATTGCACCCCTATACAGACAAACAGTTTAAAGGCGTAAATATTATTACCTGTGATGACCCTGAAGGAAAAATGGGAACTTTTGGCCAATTTGTTTACGACCTTAATTGTATACTGGATGCAAGGAAAAGGAATTATGATGCCATTATTCAATTAGGTTATACCAGTAGTTCTATATGGTGGTTTGCATTACCTTCAAAACCACTTGTTATAACCAATATGGATGGCTTGGAGTGGAAGCGTGCCAAGTATATAAAACTCGTAAAACTATTTTTAAAATTAGCGGAATGGCTCGCTGTAAAAACAAGCAATTTGTTAGTGGCTGATTCCATAGGGATTCAAAACTATTTAACAAAAAAGTATAAAGTAAAATCTACCTATATACCTTATGGAGCTAATGCTTTTGTATCGACAGATTTTAATAGCCTTATTTCGTTTAACTTAAATCCTAAATCATATTTTATAGTTATAGCCAGGTTTGAACCGGAGAATAATATTGAAACCATTATTAAAGGTTATTTATTAAGCGAAGCAACAGAATCGTTGGTAATTATTGGCGCTACACATTCTAAGTATGCAACTTATTTAATGCATCAGTATAAGTCGCCACGTATTATATTTACGGGAGCTATATACAATATTAATGTATTAAACAACTTACGCTATTATGCCAAAATGTATTTTCATGGGCATACAGTTGGTGGTACCAATCCTTCGTTGTTAGAAGCCATGGCATCGCAGGTTTTTATCTGTGCCCATAACAACGAGTTTAATAAATCGGTATTGGAAGAGGATGCCATGTATTTTAACGATGAAAGAGAAATAGCGGCTATTATTCAGTCAGATAAAAGTGTGGAATACATTGATAAAGCCATCAATAATAATTTAAAGAAAATACAGGAGTTTTATACCTGGAACAATATTATAGATGCCTATGAGCAATTAATAATAAATGCCGGTAAATGA
- a CDS encoding O-antigen ligase family protein, giving the protein MKIGLSNIKNKLDELFITAISVSVFLPIKFSSIIIILALSHTFYKGHLLTRLKQLRANKFAVIVLGFFVLQIISALTSTNLTEGLAVLERRLAFVLFPFLLVQNWPVESVKRICLSFVVVCNIALLYCVSFALISFYHTKNSSVFFYHNLSQAIQLNAIYFSIYCVFSLFVLLVYFNHIPGKYKYVVYAACTFLVTGVLLLSSKNLLFVLLMGTVAIIMQQSVNQYRKKGVLACILLVLLAGFFIKPVRNRFMLEVNANMQVVNMQQFRYDTPFTGLTLRLVIWKNCIEILNEKKAWIQGVGIGDFQDLINEKYRAKGIYSGNKELGDTGYIGYGPHNQWVEMLLSTGIIGLLTFVLAIIILIKKALNDKTILPLLFLFIFISVSFTECILSTNKGIIYFMFFMFLFSMQNCKILEKPTEN; this is encoded by the coding sequence ATGAAAATTGGGCTAAGCAATATTAAAAACAAACTGGATGAGCTTTTTATAACAGCCATTTCTGTAAGTGTTTTTTTGCCCATTAAATTCAGTAGTATTATTATTATACTGGCATTGTCCCATACTTTTTATAAAGGCCATTTGCTTACCAGACTTAAACAGTTACGGGCAAACAAGTTTGCTGTTATTGTTTTAGGTTTTTTTGTTCTGCAAATAATTTCAGCTTTAACCAGCACTAATTTAACCGAAGGATTGGCCGTGTTGGAAAGAAGGTTAGCCTTTGTTTTGTTTCCTTTTCTATTAGTACAAAATTGGCCTGTAGAATCTGTTAAACGTATATGCTTAAGTTTTGTGGTAGTTTGTAATATAGCTTTGCTTTATTGTGTAAGCTTTGCACTTATTAGTTTTTACCATACCAAAAATAGCAGCGTTTTTTTTTACCACAATTTATCACAAGCTATTCAACTTAATGCTATTTACTTTTCCATTTATTGTGTTTTTAGCTTGTTTGTACTGCTGGTTTATTTTAACCATATACCAGGCAAATACAAATACGTAGTATATGCAGCTTGCACCTTTTTGGTAACAGGTGTTTTATTGTTGAGCTCTAAAAATTTACTCTTTGTTTTGTTGATGGGAACGGTTGCTATTATTATGCAACAATCCGTTAATCAATACAGAAAAAAAGGGGTACTGGCTTGTATACTGTTGGTGCTACTAGCGGGCTTTTTTATTAAGCCAGTAAGAAACAGGTTTATGTTGGAAGTGAATGCCAATATGCAAGTAGTAAATATGCAACAATTCCGCTACGATACACCTTTTACCGGTCTAACCCTACGTTTGGTCATATGGAAAAATTGTATTGAAATACTGAACGAGAAAAAAGCATGGATACAAGGCGTTGGTATTGGCGATTTTCAAGATTTAATCAATGAAAAGTATAGAGCCAAAGGTATTTATAGTGGTAATAAAGAATTAGGCGATACAGGTTATATTGGTTACGGGCCACATAATCAATGGGTGGAAATGCTTTTATCTACAGGAATAATTGGGCTTTTGACTTTTGTTTTAGCGATAATTATTTTAATTAAAAAAGCATTAAACGACAAAACTATTTTACCCCTGTTATTCCTTTTTATTTTTATATCCGTTTCGTTTACAGAGTGCATATTGAGCACAAACAAAGGCATTATATATTTTATGTTTTTTATGTTTTTGTTTAGCATGCAAAATTGTAAAATTTTAGAGAAGCCAACTGAAAATTGA
- a CDS encoding sugar transferase, with translation MTGNITHSTSQFIQPANEEILIETFDDVDVLVRPVLFDEYCPLDGQFAKILKRTFDLTFTLLAFVFVLWWLIPLFALLVKLSSKGPVFFIQTRTGMHNEPFLCIKFRSMYVNEHAHLKHATRNDTRVTPIGYFLRKFSLDELPQFINVFLGQMSIVGPRPLMLKHTEQYAQQMDSFMVRHRVKPGITGLSQIKGYRGEMHDNRMLRNRLKFDLFYLAKWNLFLDTVIIIKSLKLMLFGDDNAY, from the coding sequence TTGACAGGAAACATTACTCATTCAACAAGTCAATTTATACAACCAGCCAATGAAGAGATATTAATAGAAACATTTGATGATGTTGATGTGCTTGTTCGACCTGTGTTGTTTGATGAGTATTGCCCGCTTGATGGGCAGTTTGCCAAAATTTTAAAACGAACTTTTGATTTAACATTTACACTTCTTGCTTTTGTTTTTGTGTTGTGGTGGTTAATTCCATTGTTTGCGCTTTTGGTTAAATTAAGCTCAAAGGGACCTGTGTTTTTTATACAAACAAGAACAGGTATGCATAACGAACCGTTCTTATGTATTAAGTTTCGTTCCATGTATGTAAATGAGCATGCCCATTTAAAACATGCTACTCGAAACGATACCCGCGTAACGCCTATAGGTTATTTTTTACGTAAATTTAGTTTAGATGAACTGCCCCAGTTTATCAATGTTTTTTTAGGCCAAATGTCTATTGTGGGTCCACGCCCATTAATGTTAAAACATACAGAACAATATGCTCAGCAAATGGATAGCTTTATGGTGCGCCATAGAGTTAAGCCGGGCATAACAGGCCTTTCCCAAATAAAAGGATACAGAGGAGAAATGCATGACAATAGGATGCTGAGAAATAGATTGAAATTTGATTTGTTTTATTTAGCGAAATGGAATTTGTTCTTAGATACAGTTATCATAATAAAGAGCTTAAAACTAATGTTGTTTGGTGATGATAACGCCTATTAA
- a CDS encoding glycosyltransferase family 87 protein → MITPIKDKKPFIYLIPTLLLGIFFIIKYYTAPVGDFGNYYYASHFLKQGNWGLWIYEPYQFNLAIYDLGQRNFFLNYTPVPPLSAVLYLPFTFFSITKAKLIWNSVMLLLFVWSLLRLYNYSKVDVKLLLLIPLFVFVPLQNNIMEGQSYFLLFFLLLEGFIQYAKKNVGLMALCWGLSIHLKISPAFLLFFLFFQKDIKSLSLVIFNIVLLTLISLPLIGFDVWQNYIFKILPRLYNGEINNTYAYNYQSFQVMLKTIFVPDLLHNGNAQFDNSLLYSQLLACFKIAVYGLGIVFSRSANSTVQKFSIWLIISLLVSGYGNSFSLILLLIPLFSFSGKWNLIDYRFIIIMGLGALIVNIPIAWFYHLNVFLKFPRFFALLVFFACLLYYSKIKIRLWFLSVLVLPFLLIHKVNANIQNYLFAKEEAILVYDFKVKAGRVTFNYFNINGPQQREVKLANKDVILKEECRQEPIYNKDEKVLKSCSINDSLVFYLSDKNRGVGFYTIRIANAGNE, encoded by the coding sequence ATGATAACGCCTATTAAAGATAAAAAGCCCTTCATTTATTTAATACCTACACTGCTACTAGGTATTTTTTTTATTATAAAATATTACACGGCTCCTGTTGGCGATTTTGGAAATTACTATTATGCTTCCCATTTTTTAAAACAAGGTAATTGGGGTCTTTGGATATACGAGCCCTATCAATTTAATTTAGCTATATACGATTTAGGGCAACGCAACTTCTTTTTAAATTATACACCCGTTCCGCCTTTAAGTGCTGTATTGTATTTACCATTTACTTTTTTCTCCATTACAAAAGCTAAATTGATATGGAACAGCGTAATGTTATTGCTTTTTGTATGGAGTTTATTGCGTTTATATAATTATTCCAAAGTCGATGTTAAGCTATTGCTCTTAATTCCATTATTTGTTTTTGTTCCCTTACAAAACAATATAATGGAAGGGCAGTCCTATTTTCTTTTGTTTTTTTTATTGTTAGAAGGATTTATTCAGTACGCAAAAAAAAATGTTGGTTTAATGGCCCTATGCTGGGGATTGAGCATTCATTTAAAGATCAGTCCTGCATTCCTTTTGTTTTTTCTGTTCTTCCAAAAAGATATCAAATCATTAAGTCTGGTTATATTCAATATTGTTTTGCTTACGCTTATATCATTACCATTAATTGGTTTCGATGTTTGGCAAAACTATATTTTTAAAATACTACCTCGTTTATACAATGGCGAAATAAACAATACCTACGCTTACAATTACCAAAGTTTTCAGGTAATGCTTAAAACCATTTTTGTGCCTGATTTATTGCACAATGGCAATGCTCAGTTTGATAACAGTTTATTGTATAGCCAGTTGTTAGCCTGTTTTAAAATAGCCGTTTACGGATTAGGTATTGTGTTCTCCAGGTCAGCCAATAGCACCGTGCAAAAATTCAGTATCTGGTTAATTATTTCATTGCTCGTAAGTGGTTATGGCAATAGCTTTAGCTTAATATTGTTGCTTATTCCATTGTTTAGCTTTTCAGGCAAATGGAACTTAATAGATTATAGGTTTATAATAATAATGGGCTTAGGGGCTTTGATTGTCAATATACCCATTGCATGGTTTTATCATTTAAATGTATTTTTAAAGTTTCCTCGTTTTTTTGCTTTGCTGGTGTTTTTTGCTTGTTTATTATACTACAGTAAAATAAAAATAAGGCTCTGGTTTTTAAGTGTGCTGGTGCTTCCATTTTTGTTGATACACAAAGTTAACGCCAATATCCAAAACTATTTATTTGCCAAAGAAGAAGCCATTTTGGTATACGATTTTAAAGTAAAAGCAGGCAGAGTTACATTTAACTATTTCAATATAAACGGGCCGCAGCAAAGAGAAGTAAAGCTTGCTAATAAAGATGTCATATTAAAAGAAGAATGCAGGCAGGAACCAATTTATAACAAAGACGAAAAAGTTTTAAAAAGCTGTTCCATTAATGATAGTCTGGTGTTTTATTTGTCAGATAAAAACAGGGGCGTTGGTTTTTATACCATACGTATAGCAAACGCGGGCAATGAATAA